From Dendropsophus ebraccatus isolate aDenEbr1 chromosome 2, aDenEbr1.pat, whole genome shotgun sequence, a single genomic window includes:
- the MTSS1 gene encoding protein MTSS 1 isoform X3 gives MEAVIEKECSALGGLFQTIISDMKGSYPVWEDFINKAGKLQSQLRTTVVAAAAFLDAFQKVADMATNTRGATREVGSALTRMCMRHRSIESKLRQFSSALIDCLINPLQEQVEEWKKVANQLDKDHAKEYKKARQEIKKKSSDTLKLQKKAKKGRGDIQPQLDSALQDVNDKYLLLEETEKQAVRKALIEERSRFCSFISMLRPVIEEEISMLGEITHLQTISEDLKTLTMDPHKLPSASEQVIHDLKGSDYNWSYQTPPSSPSTTMSRKSSVCSSLNSVNSSDSRSSGSHSHSPTSHYRYRSSNLPQQAPMRLSSVSSHDSGFISQDAFQSKSPSPMPPEAVNQQNSSSSASSEASETCQSVSECSSPTSVSSGSTMGAWASTDKLSNGYYHFSLSNDLSSAGHFTHYPLPASRPWTRSSSDCHHYYTIGPGMLPSSKIPSWKQGEEAENCDELALALSRGLQLDTQRSSRDSLQCSSGYSTQTTTPCCSEDTIPSQVSDYDYFSVSGDQEPDQQDFDKSSTIPRNSDISQSYRRMFQAKRPASTAGIPAAFGPVIVTPGVATIRRTPSTKPSVRRGTIGGGPIPIKTPVIPVKTPTVPDMPGGFPTSTSEEGSEQSPDSPSLMEAAVLSGEIPTSLWSGQASINPPVPGPQGMIMEEQRQGRSEMDEDDDDQDGSIPDAPIQANPGATDSTLSEAPQGEDMLIAIRRGVKLKRTTTNDRSAPRLS, from the exons gGGCGACCCGAGAAGTTGGTTCAGCGTTGACCAGGATGTGTATGAGACATCGCAGCATAGAGTCCAAGCTCAGACAGTTTTCCAG CGCTCTCATTGACTGTCTCATCAACCCTCTGCAAGAGCAGGTGGAGgaatggaagaaggtggccaacCAGCTGGACAAGGACCATGCAAAAG AATATAAGAAGGCTCGCCAAGAAATCAAGAAGAAGTCGTccgacaccctgaagctgcagaagaaGGCCAAGAAGG GTAGAGGAGATATACAGCCTCAGCTGGACAGCGCTCTACAAGACGTCAATGACAAGTACCTGCTCCTGGAAGAAACCGAGAAACAAGCCGTCAGGAAGGCTCTGATAGAGGAACGCAGCCGCTTCTGCTCCTTCATCTCCATGCTCCGGCCTGTCATA GAGGAAGAGATTTCCATGTTGGGGGAGATCACTCATTTGCAGACAATATCTGAAGACCTGAAGACCCTGACCATGGATCCACATAAACTACCGTCTGCCAGTGAACAG GTGATTCATGATCTGAAAGGCTCAGACTATAACTGGTCCTACCAGACTCCGCCCTCGTCTCCCAGCACCACCATGTCTCGCAAGTCCAGTGTCTGCAG CAGTCTGAACAGCGTTAACAGTAGTGACTCCAGATCCAGTGGTTCCCACTCACACTCACCCACTTCGCACTATCGCTATCGCAGCTCCAATCTGCCCCAGCAGGCCCCCATGAGGCTGTCCAGCGTCTCCTCCCACGACTCCGGCTTCATCTCCCAGGATGCTTTTCAGTCAAAGTCTCCATCCCCTATGCCGCCAGAAGCTGTGAACCAG CAGAATTCATCCAGTTCTGCTTCATCTGAAGCCTCTGAGACCTGCCAGTCTGTGAGTGAGTGCAGCTCCCCTACATCTGTGAGCTCTGGATCCACCATGGGAGCCTGGGCCTCCACTGATAAG TTGTCTAATGGCTATTACCACTTTAGTTTGTCCAATGACCTGTCCTCTGCCGGTCATTTCACCCATTACCCACTCCCAGCCTCCCGTCCTTGGACCCGGTCCAGCTCAGATTGTCATCACTATTACACCATTGGGCCGGGCATGTTACCATCGTCTAAGATCCCCAGCTGGAAG CAAGGGGAAGAAGCGGAAAACTGTGATGAGTTGGCCCTGGCGTTGAGCAGAGGATTGCAGCTGGATACGCAGAGGAGTAGCAGAGATTCCTTACAATGTTCCAGTGGGTACAGCACACAGACAACAACCCCATGCTGCTCAGAAGATACCATCCCTTCTCAAG TTTCAGATTATGATTACTTCTCAGTAAGTGGAGACCAAGAACCTGATCAACAAGATTTCGATAAATCTTCCACCATCCCTCGAAACAGTGATATCAGCCAGTCTTACAGGAGGATGTTCCAGGCTAAACGTCCAGCCTCCACCGCTGGGATACCGGCCGCTTTCGGACCTGTAATTGTCACTCCTGGTGTGGCCACCATTCGTAGGACACCATCCACCAAGCCTTCGGTGAGACGTGGCACCATTGGAGGAGGTCCCATACCAATAAAGACACCGGTTATACCTGTGAAGACCCCCACAGTGCCTGATATGCCTGGTGGGTTTCCCACCAGCACAAGCGAAGAAGGCTCTGAGCAAAGTCCTGATTCTCCTTCCCTCATGGAAGCTGCGGTGCTTTCAGGCGAAATACCAACTTCACTGTGGAGCGGCCAGGCCTCCATAAACCCTCCAGTCCCGGGACCTCAAGGCATGATCATGGAAGAACAGAGGCAAGGGAGGTCAGAAatggatgaagatgatgatgaccaGGATGGATCCATCCCCGATGCCCCAATTCAAGCCAATCCAGGGGCAACAGATTCCACTCTATCGGAGGCACCTCAAGGAGAAGATATGCTGATCGCTATCCGCCGTGGAGTTAAACTTAAGAGAACCACCACGAATGATCGCTCTGCCCCTCGGCTCTCCTAG
- the MTSS1 gene encoding protein MTSS 1 isoform X1, with protein MEAVIEKECSALGGLFQTIISDMKGSYPVWEDFINKAGKLQSQLRTTVVAAAAFLDAFQKVADMATNTRGATREVGSALTRMCMRHRSIESKLRQFSSALIDCLINPLQEQVEEWKKVANQLDKDHAKEYKKARQEIKKKSSDTLKLQKKAKKGRGDIQPQLDSALQDVNDKYLLLEETEKQAVRKALIEERSRFCSFISMLRPVIEEEISMLGEITHLQTISEDLKTLTMDPHKLPSASEQVIHDLKGSDYNWSYQTPPSSPSTTMSRKSSVCSSLNSVNSSDSRSSGSHSHSPTSHYRYRSSNLPQQAPMRLSSVSSHDSGFISQDAFQSKSPSPMPPEAVNQQNSSSSASSEASETCQSVSECSSPTSVSSGSTMGAWASTDKLSNGYYHFSLSNDLSSAGHFTHYPLPASRPWTRSSSDCHHYYTIGPGMLPSSKIPSWKDWAKPGPYDQPMVNTLQRRKREADPCGGGYTSALGPTTDARLHRNGSVPATSRQGEEAENCDELALALSRGLQLDTQRSSRDSLQCSSGYSTQTTTPCCSEDTIPSQVSDYDYFSVSGDQEPDQQDFDKSSTIPRNSDISQSYRRMFQAKRPASTAGIPAAFGPVIVTPGVATIRRTPSTKPSVRRGTIGGGPIPIKTPVIPVKTPTVPDMPGGFPTSTSEEGSEQSPDSPSLMEAAVLSGEIPTSLWSGQASINPPVPGPQGMIMEEQRQGRSEMDEDDDDQDGSIPDAPIQANPGATDSTLSEAPQGEDMLIAIRRGVKLKRTTTNDRSAPRLS; from the exons gGGCGACCCGAGAAGTTGGTTCAGCGTTGACCAGGATGTGTATGAGACATCGCAGCATAGAGTCCAAGCTCAGACAGTTTTCCAG CGCTCTCATTGACTGTCTCATCAACCCTCTGCAAGAGCAGGTGGAGgaatggaagaaggtggccaacCAGCTGGACAAGGACCATGCAAAAG AATATAAGAAGGCTCGCCAAGAAATCAAGAAGAAGTCGTccgacaccctgaagctgcagaagaaGGCCAAGAAGG GTAGAGGAGATATACAGCCTCAGCTGGACAGCGCTCTACAAGACGTCAATGACAAGTACCTGCTCCTGGAAGAAACCGAGAAACAAGCCGTCAGGAAGGCTCTGATAGAGGAACGCAGCCGCTTCTGCTCCTTCATCTCCATGCTCCGGCCTGTCATA GAGGAAGAGATTTCCATGTTGGGGGAGATCACTCATTTGCAGACAATATCTGAAGACCTGAAGACCCTGACCATGGATCCACATAAACTACCGTCTGCCAGTGAACAG GTGATTCATGATCTGAAAGGCTCAGACTATAACTGGTCCTACCAGACTCCGCCCTCGTCTCCCAGCACCACCATGTCTCGCAAGTCCAGTGTCTGCAG CAGTCTGAACAGCGTTAACAGTAGTGACTCCAGATCCAGTGGTTCCCACTCACACTCACCCACTTCGCACTATCGCTATCGCAGCTCCAATCTGCCCCAGCAGGCCCCCATGAGGCTGTCCAGCGTCTCCTCCCACGACTCCGGCTTCATCTCCCAGGATGCTTTTCAGTCAAAGTCTCCATCCCCTATGCCGCCAGAAGCTGTGAACCAG CAGAATTCATCCAGTTCTGCTTCATCTGAAGCCTCTGAGACCTGCCAGTCTGTGAGTGAGTGCAGCTCCCCTACATCTGTGAGCTCTGGATCCACCATGGGAGCCTGGGCCTCCACTGATAAG TTGTCTAATGGCTATTACCACTTTAGTTTGTCCAATGACCTGTCCTCTGCCGGTCATTTCACCCATTACCCACTCCCAGCCTCCCGTCCTTGGACCCGGTCCAGCTCAGATTGTCATCACTATTACACCATTGGGCCGGGCATGTTACCATCGTCTAAGATCCCCAGCTGGAAG GACTGGGCTAAGCCAGGTCCATACGACCAGCCTATGGTGAACACTCTTCAGAGACGTAAGCGTGAAGCTGATCCTTGTGGAGGAGGCTACACCTCAGCTCTAGGACCAACCACTGATGCCCGATTGCACAGGAACGGCAGTGTACCGGCAACGTCCAGG CAAGGGGAAGAAGCGGAAAACTGTGATGAGTTGGCCCTGGCGTTGAGCAGAGGATTGCAGCTGGATACGCAGAGGAGTAGCAGAGATTCCTTACAATGTTCCAGTGGGTACAGCACACAGACAACAACCCCATGCTGCTCAGAAGATACCATCCCTTCTCAAG TTTCAGATTATGATTACTTCTCAGTAAGTGGAGACCAAGAACCTGATCAACAAGATTTCGATAAATCTTCCACCATCCCTCGAAACAGTGATATCAGCCAGTCTTACAGGAGGATGTTCCAGGCTAAACGTCCAGCCTCCACCGCTGGGATACCGGCCGCTTTCGGACCTGTAATTGTCACTCCTGGTGTGGCCACCATTCGTAGGACACCATCCACCAAGCCTTCGGTGAGACGTGGCACCATTGGAGGAGGTCCCATACCAATAAAGACACCGGTTATACCTGTGAAGACCCCCACAGTGCCTGATATGCCTGGTGGGTTTCCCACCAGCACAAGCGAAGAAGGCTCTGAGCAAAGTCCTGATTCTCCTTCCCTCATGGAAGCTGCGGTGCTTTCAGGCGAAATACCAACTTCACTGTGGAGCGGCCAGGCCTCCATAAACCCTCCAGTCCCGGGACCTCAAGGCATGATCATGGAAGAACAGAGGCAAGGGAGGTCAGAAatggatgaagatgatgatgaccaGGATGGATCCATCCCCGATGCCCCAATTCAAGCCAATCCAGGGGCAACAGATTCCACTCTATCGGAGGCACCTCAAGGAGAAGATATGCTGATCGCTATCCGCCGTGGAGTTAAACTTAAGAGAACCACCACGAATGATCGCTCTGCCCCTCGGCTCTCCTAG
- the MTSS1 gene encoding protein MTSS 1 isoform X2: MEAVIEKECSALGGLFQTIISDMKGSYPVWEDFINKAGKLQSQLRTTVVAAAAFLDAFQKVADMATNTRGATREVGSALTRMCMRHRSIESKLRQFSSALIDCLINPLQEQVEEWKKVANQLDKDHAKEYKKARQEIKKKSSDTLKLQKKAKKGRGDIQPQLDSALQDVNDKYLLLEETEKQAVRKALIEERSRFCSFISMLRPVIEEEISMLGEITHLQTISEDLKTLTMDPHKLPSASEQVIHDLKGSDYNWSYQTPPSSPSTTMSRKSSVCSLNSVNSSDSRSSGSHSHSPTSHYRYRSSNLPQQAPMRLSSVSSHDSGFISQDAFQSKSPSPMPPEAVNQQNSSSSASSEASETCQSVSECSSPTSVSSGSTMGAWASTDKLSNGYYHFSLSNDLSSAGHFTHYPLPASRPWTRSSSDCHHYYTIGPGMLPSSKIPSWKDWAKPGPYDQPMVNTLQRRKREADPCGGGYTSALGPTTDARLHRNGSVPATSRQGEEAENCDELALALSRGLQLDTQRSSRDSLQCSSGYSTQTTTPCCSEDTIPSQVSDYDYFSVSGDQEPDQQDFDKSSTIPRNSDISQSYRRMFQAKRPASTAGIPAAFGPVIVTPGVATIRRTPSTKPSVRRGTIGGGPIPIKTPVIPVKTPTVPDMPGGFPTSTSEEGSEQSPDSPSLMEAAVLSGEIPTSLWSGQASINPPVPGPQGMIMEEQRQGRSEMDEDDDDQDGSIPDAPIQANPGATDSTLSEAPQGEDMLIAIRRGVKLKRTTTNDRSAPRLS; encoded by the exons gGGCGACCCGAGAAGTTGGTTCAGCGTTGACCAGGATGTGTATGAGACATCGCAGCATAGAGTCCAAGCTCAGACAGTTTTCCAG CGCTCTCATTGACTGTCTCATCAACCCTCTGCAAGAGCAGGTGGAGgaatggaagaaggtggccaacCAGCTGGACAAGGACCATGCAAAAG AATATAAGAAGGCTCGCCAAGAAATCAAGAAGAAGTCGTccgacaccctgaagctgcagaagaaGGCCAAGAAGG GTAGAGGAGATATACAGCCTCAGCTGGACAGCGCTCTACAAGACGTCAATGACAAGTACCTGCTCCTGGAAGAAACCGAGAAACAAGCCGTCAGGAAGGCTCTGATAGAGGAACGCAGCCGCTTCTGCTCCTTCATCTCCATGCTCCGGCCTGTCATA GAGGAAGAGATTTCCATGTTGGGGGAGATCACTCATTTGCAGACAATATCTGAAGACCTGAAGACCCTGACCATGGATCCACATAAACTACCGTCTGCCAGTGAACAG GTGATTCATGATCTGAAAGGCTCAGACTATAACTGGTCCTACCAGACTCCGCCCTCGTCTCCCAGCACCACCATGTCTCGCAAGTCCAGTGTCTGCAG TCTGAACAGCGTTAACAGTAGTGACTCCAGATCCAGTGGTTCCCACTCACACTCACCCACTTCGCACTATCGCTATCGCAGCTCCAATCTGCCCCAGCAGGCCCCCATGAGGCTGTCCAGCGTCTCCTCCCACGACTCCGGCTTCATCTCCCAGGATGCTTTTCAGTCAAAGTCTCCATCCCCTATGCCGCCAGAAGCTGTGAACCAG CAGAATTCATCCAGTTCTGCTTCATCTGAAGCCTCTGAGACCTGCCAGTCTGTGAGTGAGTGCAGCTCCCCTACATCTGTGAGCTCTGGATCCACCATGGGAGCCTGGGCCTCCACTGATAAG TTGTCTAATGGCTATTACCACTTTAGTTTGTCCAATGACCTGTCCTCTGCCGGTCATTTCACCCATTACCCACTCCCAGCCTCCCGTCCTTGGACCCGGTCCAGCTCAGATTGTCATCACTATTACACCATTGGGCCGGGCATGTTACCATCGTCTAAGATCCCCAGCTGGAAG GACTGGGCTAAGCCAGGTCCATACGACCAGCCTATGGTGAACACTCTTCAGAGACGTAAGCGTGAAGCTGATCCTTGTGGAGGAGGCTACACCTCAGCTCTAGGACCAACCACTGATGCCCGATTGCACAGGAACGGCAGTGTACCGGCAACGTCCAGG CAAGGGGAAGAAGCGGAAAACTGTGATGAGTTGGCCCTGGCGTTGAGCAGAGGATTGCAGCTGGATACGCAGAGGAGTAGCAGAGATTCCTTACAATGTTCCAGTGGGTACAGCACACAGACAACAACCCCATGCTGCTCAGAAGATACCATCCCTTCTCAAG TTTCAGATTATGATTACTTCTCAGTAAGTGGAGACCAAGAACCTGATCAACAAGATTTCGATAAATCTTCCACCATCCCTCGAAACAGTGATATCAGCCAGTCTTACAGGAGGATGTTCCAGGCTAAACGTCCAGCCTCCACCGCTGGGATACCGGCCGCTTTCGGACCTGTAATTGTCACTCCTGGTGTGGCCACCATTCGTAGGACACCATCCACCAAGCCTTCGGTGAGACGTGGCACCATTGGAGGAGGTCCCATACCAATAAAGACACCGGTTATACCTGTGAAGACCCCCACAGTGCCTGATATGCCTGGTGGGTTTCCCACCAGCACAAGCGAAGAAGGCTCTGAGCAAAGTCCTGATTCTCCTTCCCTCATGGAAGCTGCGGTGCTTTCAGGCGAAATACCAACTTCACTGTGGAGCGGCCAGGCCTCCATAAACCCTCCAGTCCCGGGACCTCAAGGCATGATCATGGAAGAACAGAGGCAAGGGAGGTCAGAAatggatgaagatgatgatgaccaGGATGGATCCATCCCCGATGCCCCAATTCAAGCCAATCCAGGGGCAACAGATTCCACTCTATCGGAGGCACCTCAAGGAGAAGATATGCTGATCGCTATCCGCCGTGGAGTTAAACTTAAGAGAACCACCACGAATGATCGCTCTGCCCCTCGGCTCTCCTAG